The following proteins are co-located in the Acinetobacter shaoyimingii genome:
- the pyrC gene encoding dihydroorotase produces MNTITLLQPDDWHAHLRDGLALQRTVPDLARQFARAICMPNTVPPVKTVEEAVAYRNRIMAHVPENLNFDPRMVLYFTDHTSPDEVLKIKQSDVVNAIKLYPAGATTNSDNGVSDIRKVYAVIEKLEEHQVPLLLHGEVTHNHVDIFDREKRFLDEVLSPLLKQFPKLKLVLEHITTSEAAHFVLEQDRNIAATITPQHLLFNRNDMLVGGVKPHFYCLPILKRQTHQQTLLEVATSSNPKFFLGTDSAPHSKNAKENACGCAGCYSAPTAIELYAQAFDQVGKIDRLEGFASHFGADFYGLPRNTNTITLVKEDQVIPESLTYLENETIIPLYAGKTIQWRKV; encoded by the coding sequence TTGAATACGATCACTCTGCTTCAACCTGATGATTGGCATGCCCATTTACGAGATGGACTTGCATTACAACGTACTGTTCCTGATTTAGCTCGTCAATTTGCTCGCGCAATCTGTATGCCAAATACAGTTCCGCCTGTAAAAACAGTTGAAGAAGCTGTGGCATATCGCAACCGAATCATGGCGCATGTTCCTGAAAATTTAAACTTCGATCCTCGAATGGTTTTATACTTCACAGATCACACATCGCCAGATGAAGTACTCAAAATCAAGCAGTCTGACGTTGTCAATGCCATCAAACTTTACCCTGCTGGCGCAACAACTAATTCTGACAACGGTGTCAGCGATATTCGTAAAGTTTATGCAGTCATTGAAAAACTAGAAGAACATCAAGTTCCATTGCTGTTACATGGCGAAGTAACCCATAACCATGTTGATATTTTTGATCGTGAAAAACGCTTCTTAGATGAAGTTTTATCTCCACTGTTAAAACAATTTCCAAAATTAAAATTGGTCTTAGAACATATCACCACCAGTGAAGCAGCTCATTTTGTACTAGAGCAAGATCGTAATATTGCTGCAACGATTACACCGCAACATTTATTATTCAATCGTAATGATATGTTAGTCGGTGGAGTGAAGCCACATTTCTATTGCCTTCCAATTTTAAAGCGCCAAACGCATCAGCAAACTTTGCTTGAAGTTGCAACCAGCAGTAATCCAAAATTTTTCTTGGGTACAGATAGTGCACCGCACTCTAAAAATGCCAAAGAAAATGCCTGTGGTTGTGCAGGTTGCTACAGTGCTCCAACAGCAATTGAATTGTATGCACAAGCATTTGATCAAGTTGGAAAAATTGATCGACTCGAAGGCTTTGCAAGCCATTTTGGTGCAGACTTTTATGGTCTTCCACGTAACACCAACACCATTACCTTAGTTAAAGAAGATCAAGTCATTCCAGAAAGTTTAACGTATTTGGAAAATGAAACGATTATTCCTTTATATGCTGGAAAGACCATTCAATGGAGAAAGGTTTGA
- the rnt gene encoding ribonuclease T: MEKGLTTENQPIIGQRFRGFLPVVVDVETAGFNADTDALLEIACIPIVYNEQGEFVLGQAYHAHINPFEGANLDRRSLDFIGIDPNNPMRMAMAEDEKSALKRIFKSINEVRKQQQCTHAVLVGHNAHFDLGFVKAAINRTGTKNQNPFHSFSVFDTVTLSAVMFGQTVLAKSCIQAGIEFDGKEAHSALYDTQKTAELFCYILNKLAPHLLDTLVADQ, translated from the coding sequence ATGGAGAAAGGTTTGACAACTGAAAATCAACCTATCATCGGTCAACGTTTTCGCGGTTTTTTACCTGTCGTTGTTGATGTTGAAACAGCAGGTTTTAATGCAGATACAGACGCATTACTCGAAATTGCTTGTATCCCTATCGTTTATAATGAACAAGGTGAGTTTGTTCTAGGGCAAGCGTACCATGCACATATAAATCCATTTGAGGGTGCGAATTTAGATCGTCGCTCCTTAGATTTCATTGGAATTGACCCCAATAATCCAATGCGTATGGCGATGGCTGAAGATGAAAAATCAGCGCTAAAACGTATCTTCAAATCAATCAATGAAGTACGTAAGCAACAGCAATGTACGCATGCTGTTTTGGTGGGTCATAATGCTCATTTCGATTTAGGCTTTGTAAAAGCTGCAATCAATCGTACGGGTACAAAAAATCAGAACCCATTTCATAGTTTTTCTGTATTCGATACAGTGACTTTAAGTGCGGTAATGTTTGGTCAAACAGTGCTAGCGAAATCATGCATTCAAGCTGGAATTGAGTTTGATGGGAAAGAAGCACATTCAGCATTATATGATACGCAGAAGACCGCTGAACTGTTTTGCTATATTTTGAACAAACTCGCACCTCACCTGCTTGACACTTTGGTGGCGGATCAATAA
- a CDS encoding GGDEF domain-containing protein, which translates to MTWRGSLIIAFATMFAYLCSGLRPKTTFMSCMCAAIITCLFLWWDGVHRPIWIISNTLILSNLVGLALAVLAISTERIRFLQSIIIEYDKKIYSFLNEHFIRLSQQDTLTLLGNRRGFEQQLMDEIQYTQTYKKPFSLLFIDVDYFKLYNDCYGHDQGDQALIRVAQTLLRHLDDGDTAIRYGGEEFVVLLKDVQEDQAKVISQHILDDIALQKIEHRQSSIADHLTISIGLTMFNGDHDIGYSDLLKQADQALYHAKSMGRNCYYVWNREQAELNLYSDLTQLERATQVLKKTV; encoded by the coding sequence ATGACTTGGCGTGGCTCGTTAATCATTGCATTTGCCACGATGTTTGCCTATTTATGTTCAGGTTTAAGACCCAAAACAACGTTCATGAGTTGTATGTGCGCGGCAATAATTACATGTCTTTTTTTATGGTGGGATGGTGTTCATCGCCCCATCTGGATTATTAGCAATACACTAATTTTATCAAACTTAGTCGGTTTGGCTTTGGCTGTTTTGGCTATTTCAACTGAGCGTATTCGTTTTCTACAATCGATTATTATTGAATATGATAAAAAGATTTATTCATTTTTAAATGAGCATTTTATTCGTTTAAGTCAGCAAGACACCTTAACATTGTTGGGCAATCGACGTGGATTTGAACAGCAACTTATGGATGAAATTCAGTATACGCAAACCTATAAAAAACCATTTTCTTTGCTATTTATAGATGTCGATTACTTCAAACTTTATAACGATTGTTATGGGCATGATCAAGGTGATCAAGCTTTAATTCGTGTTGCCCAAACATTATTACGTCATTTGGATGATGGTGATACTGCCATTCGTTATGGAGGCGAAGAGTTTGTGGTGTTGTTAAAAGATGTTCAAGAAGATCAAGCCAAAGTCATTTCACAACATATTTTGGACGATATCGCATTGCAAAAAATTGAACATCGCCAATCAAGTATTGCTGATCATTTGACTATAAGTATTGGCTTAACCATGTTTAATGGGGATCATGATATCGGTTATTCCGATCTTTTAAAACAAGCGGATCAGGCGCTATATCATGCAAAAAGTATGGGAAGAAATTGTTATTATGTTTGGAATCGCGAACAAGCAGAACTGAACCTTTATTCTGATCTCACACAACTTGAAAGAGCAACGCAGGTCTTAAAAAAGACCGTTTAA